The genomic stretch CGTCAGCGTCCAGGTCGTGTTGTTGGAGAGGATGTCCACCTCACCCGCGGCCAGCGCCGGGAAGCGGCTCTGCGAGGTGACAGGCACGAACTCGACCTTGGTCGCGTCGTTGAAGATGGTGATCGCGACGGCGCGGCAGATCTCGACGTTGAAGCCCTGCCAGCGGCCCTGGCTGTCGGGCACGCCGAAGCCGGGATTGGAGGGGCCCTGGACGCCGCAGCGCAGGGTGCCGCGCTGGCGAATCTGGTCGAGGTCACGGCCGGCCAGGGCTTCCACCGGCCCGAAGGCCACGAAAGCTGCCGCGGCGGCGGCGAAGGCGGTCAACTTCATCGGAAAATTCCTTTTCGTTGGCTCCGGCAAGGTATGCCCTCCCGGCTGGGCTGGCATGTGCCTGGAAGCTGGCCGGGTTTCAAGTGGGTTAAACCATTGTCATCACCGCGCTGCCCATGGGCCGCCCGTGGCTTGGGCAGTGGCCTGCGGCATGCCTTAAATTCGCACTCTATGCGGGCAACTGCTTCAGGCACTGTCCCGCGGGTTGTACCCGGCGGCTCCAACGCGAATGGCGCGAAGTGGCCTCCGGGAGGAGCCCGCGCCGGCCTATCGCCGTACCAGGCTCATCGGCACCATCGCGACCTGCCGGCCGGTGACCGGGATGGGATGGGCCCGATACGCATCCAGCCCACGCCCGCCGCTCCCGGACATGGGCAGGATCTGGGCGCGCTCGTCGCGATTCGTGAGCGAGAGACTCGTGGACGGCGGCAGCGGCCGCTGGCTGGCGAAGCTCATGCCCACCAGCGCGCGATCCTCGGCGTTGCGCGCCTGGGCGGCGGGCCAGGCGGCCTGGACCCGGGCGCGATAGGCCTGGGCCAGCTCCGGCGTGTGGGAATGGTAGTGCCCGGCCGCCGTGATCCAGTCATTCCGCGCCGCCTGCAGCTGCGTGAGGAATTGCGCGGCGTAGCGGGCATTGCTGACGGGGTCGAAGGCCTCCTCCAGGCTGGCGAAGGCGCGGGGGTGGTGGTGCAGGTTCACCTGCATGCAGCCGACATCGATGATGCGGACGCCACGCCCCTGCAATTCCCGCACGGCGGCAATTGCTGCCGCCTTGTCGGGGAAGAAATGACCGCGTCCCTCGGCATTGATGGTCCAGGGCCAGGGGCCGGAGGTGCCCGTCTCCGGGTTGCGCCGCCCCGATTCCACCCGCCCGATGGCCTGGAGCAGGCCGGCGGGGATCTGCGCATCCTGCTCGGCGCGGGCGATGGCGGCGCGGCATTGCAGCGTCGGGTCGGGCGCCGGACTGGGGTTCACGGCCGGCTGTGCCAGGCCAGCGGCCGCGTTCAGCGTGATGCAGAGGAGCGTGAGGGCGGCGCGGGGGAGGATGCGGAGCATGCCGAGCCCTGCGCAAGCCGCATGCCAGCCCTGGCCCATTCATCCCATGTTGCAATGCAAAAAATCGCTTGCATGCGAGCGATCTCCCACCTATGTTCTGGGAGGCGGCAGGAACTTCGGTTCTTGCCTGCTTTCTTGGACGTTTCCTCCCTAAACTTGGCGGCGCA from Sediminicoccus sp. KRV36 encodes the following:
- a CDS encoding transglycosylase SLT domain-containing protein, which codes for MLRILPRAALTLLCITLNAAAGLAQPAVNPSPAPDPTLQCRAAIARAEQDAQIPAGLLQAIGRVESGRRNPETGTSGPWPWTINAEGRGHFFPDKAAAIAAVRELQGRGVRIIDVGCMQVNLHHHPRAFASLEEAFDPVSNARYAAQFLTQLQAARNDWITAAGHYHSHTPELAQAYRARVQAAWPAAQARNAEDRALVGMSFASQRPLPPSTSLSLTNRDERAQILPMSGSGGRGLDAYRAHPIPVTGRQVAMVPMSLVRR